From a single Paenibacillus sp. FSL W8-0426 genomic region:
- a CDS encoding O-antigen ligase family protein: MSNPVYGKPKKTSSKLSTSSASPLLWTLTIGLILFLLWSSFQVALFNGQTLQYESPIYWALAITILLFIIWAVVYYKSIKLETQRDWLKIAVILLPLTYVLSLISAASQYLAVNMILIQCIYAMLFVMTMYLFQNKQINHIIQSSLIGIAYIIVGFGLLNWLGAFSFAGKLVGWFSAGVVNGVYNQAIWNDSNGPRLASVFQYPNTYAAFLMAFLFIGIFSMIRSKKAYVQLLHGFMLVPVILSLLLTLSRTGLVMMPIVFVILLLLLRPAKQILWFIHLAIAGIGTIAILNPVNTAGLELQQTFTSALAAKGWGYLIAASIVVAALCWAVQRWIAPRLEGKLHSWAERKGSSLWIPLGSIVLTAILAGLLLGTSVRNILPDSISTRLENINFQQHSVLERITFYKDASKLFADYPIIGAGGGAWGSLYVKYQNNPYVSAQAHNFFMQYLVEVGLIGFLVFMSFILYIFYQFVRSYNRRNEEERESHFVYFILTMSILVLSVLDFNMSYVLIGMLVFLGLGGMAAAMEPRSLARFKLSDSSARGSYTVIAGISVIVLLIVSVRFLQANHYAYEAKEVAQTSQDFGEIKAPLDKDLSIRGTHSDSVLLLSSLYQQGFQQTQDDQFYTAAVGLLQKGLQSEPYNKSMVTRLIELYELKGENEQAFALQKEYAANYVWDMAWYEKLINRSFDLGYQALGQGDAASKEAYFTAGLNAYQHVVDGVEHLKTLPEGQQQGEPFELTPTMILNAGKIKYMTNDAAGAAAILKSGIAEDLSDATNREIVRWYLGALSKTGQQDQALYDKFVADSPDEAEQIKRIAEMNF, from the coding sequence TTGTCGAATCCAGTATACGGGAAACCCAAGAAGACGTCGAGCAAACTCTCTACGAGTTCGGCTTCACCGCTTCTATGGACATTGACCATAGGGCTTATCTTATTTTTACTCTGGTCATCGTTTCAAGTTGCGTTATTTAATGGTCAAACTCTGCAATACGAAAGCCCCATTTATTGGGCATTAGCGATTACAATCCTCCTTTTCATCATCTGGGCTGTAGTCTACTACAAAAGCATAAAGCTGGAGACCCAGCGGGATTGGCTCAAGATCGCCGTCATTCTGCTGCCGCTTACCTATGTACTGTCACTGATTAGTGCCGCATCGCAATATTTGGCAGTCAACATGATCTTGATCCAATGCATCTACGCCATGCTGTTCGTCATGACCATGTATCTGTTTCAGAACAAACAAATCAATCATATCATACAATCTTCCTTAATAGGAATTGCATATATAATTGTCGGCTTTGGTTTGTTGAACTGGCTTGGTGCATTCAGCTTCGCAGGTAAGTTGGTTGGTTGGTTCTCTGCAGGCGTAGTCAATGGAGTATACAACCAGGCCATCTGGAACGATTCCAATGGTCCGCGGCTTGCTTCCGTATTCCAGTATCCGAATACATATGCAGCATTCCTGATGGCCTTTCTGTTCATAGGCATATTCAGCATGATTCGTTCCAAAAAAGCATATGTCCAGCTTCTGCACGGTTTCATGCTGGTGCCGGTGATTCTGTCGCTGCTGCTGACCCTTTCGCGGACAGGGCTCGTCATGATGCCGATCGTCTTTGTTATCCTTCTTCTGCTGCTCAGACCTGCAAAGCAGATTCTTTGGTTCATCCATCTTGCCATCGCGGGGATTGGCACGATTGCCATTTTGAATCCGGTCAATACGGCCGGGCTTGAGCTTCAGCAGACATTCACAAGCGCTCTTGCAGCCAAAGGCTGGGGTTACCTGATCGCGGCCTCGATTGTCGTTGCCGCGTTATGCTGGGCTGTTCAACGCTGGATTGCGCCGCGACTGGAAGGTAAACTTCATTCCTGGGCAGAACGCAAAGGTTCCAGCCTCTGGATCCCGCTGGGCTCCATTGTGCTCACTGCGATCCTAGCGGGGCTGCTTCTGGGCACCAGCGTACGCAACATCCTGCCGGACAGCATCAGCACCCGGCTGGAGAACATCAATTTCCAACAGCACAGTGTGCTGGAACGGATTACTTTTTACAAGGATGCCTCCAAACTGTTTGCCGATTACCCGATTATTGGTGCCGGTGGTGGGGCATGGGGATCCTTGTATGTAAAATACCAGAACAACCCTTACGTCAGTGCGCAGGCACATAACTTCTTCATGCAGTATCTGGTTGAAGTCGGATTGATAGGATTCCTTGTTTTTATGTCGTTTATACTTTACATCTTCTATCAATTCGTACGAAGTTATAACCGAAGAAACGAGGAAGAACGGGAATCACATTTTGTCTACTTCATTTTGACCATGTCGATTCTGGTGCTGAGCGTTCTCGATTTCAATATGAGTTATGTCTTGATCGGCATGCTCGTCTTCCTTGGACTTGGCGGGATGGCCGCTGCAATGGAACCTCGTTCGCTTGCACGATTCAAGCTCAGCGATTCCTCTGCACGGGGAAGCTATACCGTTATTGCCGGAATATCCGTTATTGTATTATTGATTGTGTCCGTGCGTTTCCTGCAGGCCAATCACTATGCTTATGAAGCAAAAGAAGTAGCCCAAACCAGTCAAGACTTTGGGGAAATTAAAGCACCGCTGGATAAAGACCTGTCGATTCGCGGTACGCATTCCGACTCGGTGTTATTACTGTCTTCCCTCTATCAGCAAGGGTTCCAGCAAACTCAGGATGATCAGTTCTACACCGCAGCCGTAGGCCTTCTTCAAAAAGGGCTTCAGTCCGAACCGTACAACAAAAGCATGGTAACCAGGCTGATCGAGCTGTACGAACTGAAGGGCGAGAATGAGCAAGCCTTTGCCCTGCAAAAGGAATACGCAGCCAACTATGTCTGGGACATGGCATGGTACGAGAAACTGATCAACCGTTCGTTTGATCTCGGGTACCAGGCTTTGGGACAAGGGGACGCTGCCAGCAAAGAAGCCTATTTCACCGCAGGCCTGAATGCTTATCAGCATGTGGTGGATGGTGTGGAACACCTGAAGACGCTGCCTGAAGGACAGCAGCAGGGTGAGCCGTTTGAGCTGACTCCAACGATGATCCTGAATGCAGGAAAAATAAAGTATATGACCAATGATGCAGCAGGTGCGGCTGCCATCCTGAAAAGTGGAATTGCAGAGGATTTATCCGATGCAACCAACCGCGAGATTGTGAGATGGTACCTCGGCGCCTTGAGTAAAACAGGGCAGCAGGATCAGGCATTATACGACAAATTCGTTGCGGATTCTCCTGACGAAGCTGAACAGATCAAGCGCATTGCCGAAATGAACTTCTAA
- the galU gene encoding UTP--glucose-1-phosphate uridylyltransferase GalU — protein MKIRKAIIPAAGLGTRFLPATKAMPKEMLPIVDKPTIQYIIEEAVASGIEDIIIVTGKGKRAIEDHFDYSFELEQNLADKQKWDLLSEVRKPSEMADIHYIRQKEPKGLGHAIWCARKFIGDEPFAVLLGDDIVEANTPCLQQMMEVYDELQSPIVGVQPVDWSEVSRYGIVDGEVVSRTDERVFRARRLIEKPSTEQSPSNLAIMGRYILTPDIFEILGQQSAGVGGEIQLTDALSRLNERREILAYHFEGLRHDVGEKLGFIETTIHYALQHDDLREDLLKYLREVVESER, from the coding sequence ATGAAAATCCGTAAAGCGATTATTCCTGCGGCTGGGCTGGGGACACGTTTTCTGCCTGCCACCAAAGCGATGCCAAAGGAAATGCTGCCGATCGTTGACAAGCCGACGATTCAGTACATCATCGAGGAGGCCGTCGCCTCTGGAATAGAAGACATTATCATCGTGACTGGCAAGGGGAAACGTGCGATCGAAGACCACTTCGATTACTCCTTCGAGCTGGAACAGAATTTAGCTGACAAACAAAAGTGGGACCTGCTCAGCGAAGTTCGCAAACCATCCGAGATGGCGGACATTCATTATATCCGGCAAAAGGAACCCAAGGGACTGGGACATGCCATCTGGTGTGCACGGAAATTTATTGGAGACGAACCGTTTGCCGTACTTCTCGGGGACGATATTGTTGAAGCCAATACGCCGTGTCTGCAGCAGATGATGGAGGTGTATGACGAGTTGCAATCACCCATTGTCGGCGTGCAGCCCGTCGATTGGAGCGAAGTGTCCAGATACGGAATCGTGGACGGCGAAGTCGTCTCCCGTACCGATGAACGCGTGTTCCGAGCGCGCCGCCTGATTGAGAAGCCGAGCACGGAACAGTCGCCATCCAACCTGGCCATTATGGGACGTTATATTTTGACACCTGATATCTTTGAGATTCTTGGACAGCAGTCTGCTGGTGTCGGAGGGGAAATTCAGCTAACCGATGCATTGTCCCGATTGAATGAGCGGAGAGAGATACTGGCATATCATTTTGAGGGGCTTCGCCATGACGTCGGCGAGAAACTTGGCTTTATCGAAACGACGATTCATTATGCGCTTCAGCATGACGATCTGCGAGAGGATTTGTTGAAATATTTGAGGGAAGTGGTGGAGTCGGAGCGCTAG